Proteins from one Ipomoea triloba cultivar NCNSP0323 chromosome 1, ASM357664v1 genomic window:
- the LOC116014401 gene encoding uncharacterized protein LOC116014401 isoform X2 yields MHVQWPTHLVILDEENVKISSPKKKQKTNKQMRDLSAELSAGTHIRPPIVGENVFLLLGKYCKRLVKVLESFPIEKEYIDLDLDQTIFHHGNVNGVFVMIVDIQDMLTMKWLNVSIILVFMLFLNKLCKQLGVTSIDFACPTQISANMVNINSSNVTSYLIHVMDEHKGQQFIFAPYHQEYLK; encoded by the exons ATGCACGTACAATGGCCTACTCATTTAGTTATTTTGGATGAG gaaaatgttaaaataagttcaccaaaaaaaaaacaaaaaacaaacaaacaaatgagAGACCTAAGTGCTGAGCTATCTGCTGGTACTCATATACGACCTCCAATTGTTGGTGAGAATGTCTTTTTGCTTTTGGGAAAATACTGCAAAAGGCTTGTCAAAGTGTTGGAATCATTTCCTATTGAAAAAGAGTACATTGATTTGGATTTAGATCAGACAATCTTCCATCACGGAAACGTGAACGGTGTTTTTGTGATGATCGTGGATATACAGGATATGTTGACAATGAAGTGGCTCAATGTCTCGATTATACTAGTGTTTATGCT GTTTTTGAATAAGCTGTGTAAGCAACTTGGAGTGACATCTATCGATTTTGCATGTCCAACCCAAATTTCAGCAAATATGGTTAACATCAATAGTTCTAATGTTACATCATATCTAATTCATGTTATGGACGAACACAAGGGTCAACAATTCATATTCGCACCGTATCATCAAGA GTATTTGAAGTAG
- the LOC116014401 gene encoding uncharacterized protein LOC116014401 isoform X1, which yields MHVQWPTHLVILDEENVKISSPKKKQKTNKQMRDLSAELSAGTHIRPPIVGENVFLLLGKYCKRLVKVLESFPIEKEYIDLDLDQTIFHHGNVNGVFVMIVDIQDMLTMKWLNVSIILVFMLFLNKLCKQLGVTSIDFACPTQISANMVNINSSNVTSYLIHVMDEHKGQQFIFAPYHQEYSNH from the exons ATGCACGTACAATGGCCTACTCATTTAGTTATTTTGGATGAG gaaaatgttaaaataagttcaccaaaaaaaaaacaaaaaacaaacaaacaaatgagAGACCTAAGTGCTGAGCTATCTGCTGGTACTCATATACGACCTCCAATTGTTGGTGAGAATGTCTTTTTGCTTTTGGGAAAATACTGCAAAAGGCTTGTCAAAGTGTTGGAATCATTTCCTATTGAAAAAGAGTACATTGATTTGGATTTAGATCAGACAATCTTCCATCACGGAAACGTGAACGGTGTTTTTGTGATGATCGTGGATATACAGGATATGTTGACAATGAAGTGGCTCAATGTCTCGATTATACTAGTGTTTATGCT GTTTTTGAATAAGCTGTGTAAGCAACTTGGAGTGACATCTATCGATTTTGCATGTCCAACCCAAATTTCAGCAAATATGGTTAACATCAATAGTTCTAATGTTACATCATATCTAATTCATGTTATGGACGAACACAAGGGTCAACAATTCATATTCGCACCGTATCATCAAGA atATAGcaatcattga
- the LOC116010597 gene encoding lichenase-like has protein sequence MAAMFLLGFLMAVLEIAGAHESIGICYGTLGNDLAPAAEVIQLYKTINITKMRLYNPNAAALQALRGSNIQLTLGVPNEDLMRLASDRSAAYQWVQENVRSYWPEVRFRYIAVGNEISPVKRDTASVADYVLPAIRNIHAAVSSAGLQNDIKVSTSIDMTLLSHSFPPSEGRFSDDLGSYVKPIVEFLANTNSPLLVNIYPYFTHTQNPADVSLPYALFTSPAVEVWDGEFGYRNLFDAMLDATYAAVSRAGGANVEIVVSESGWPSAGGLAATPENAFTYTKNLIRHVKGGTPRRPNKAIEVYLFAMFDENSKPGPELERHFGLFSPNKQAKYPLDFSA, from the exons ATGGCTGCAATGTTTCTTCTGGGTTTTCTGATGGCTGTCCTTGAAATTGCAG GTGCACATGAATCAATAGGCATTTGCTACGGAACGTTAGGCAACGACCTGGCACCGGCGGCAGAAGTGATCCAACTCTACAAAACCATAAACATCACAAAAATGAGGCTTTACAACCCCAACGCCGCCGCATTGCAAGCGCTGAGAGGCTCCAACATACAACTCACATTAGGAGTGCCAAACGAAGACCTCATGCGCCTCGCCTCCGACCGCTCCGCCGCATACCAATGGGTGCAAGAAAACGTCCGGAGTTACTGGCCGGAGGTGCGGTTCCGCTACATCGCCGTCGGCAACGAGATCAGCCCCGTGAAGCGCGACACGGCTTCCGTCGCCGACTACGTCCTCCCGGCGATCAGAAACATCCACGCCGCCGTTTCCTCTGCGGGTTTACAAAACGACATCAAGGTTTCCACCTCCATAGACATGACACTGTTGAGCCACTCCTTCCCGCCGTCCGAGGGCCGTTTCAGCGACGATTTGGGGTCCTATGTTAAGCCCATCGTGGAGTTTCTCGCGAACACCAACTCGCCGTTGCTGGTTAACATATACCCTTACTTCACCCATACCCAAAACCCGGCCGACGTTTCTCTTCCCTACGCTTTATTTACTTCGCCGGCCGTGGAAGTTTGGGACGGCGAGTTTGGGTACCGGAACCTCTTTGATGCTATGCTGGATGCCACATACGCGGCCGTGTCGCGGGCGGGAGGGGCAAATGTGGAAATCGTGGTGTCGGAGAGTGGGTGGCCGTCGGCCGGTGGGTTAGCCGCCACGCCGGAGAATGCTTTCACTTATACCAAGAATTTAATCCGGCATGTCAAAGGTGGTACTCCTAGGAGGCCTAACAAGGCTATTGAGGTCTACTTGTTTGCCATGTTTGATGAAAATAGTAAGCCTGGACCAGAGCTCGAGAGACATTTTGGTCTGTTTTCTCCCAACAAGCAGGCCAAATATCCACTCGATTTTAGCGCTTGA